GAAGGgatcagagaaacaaaaacattacaacaGGCCTGATTTTGAGAGGGACAAGAATAGAAAAATACATGCTTTACTCATGCATCTGATCAAATGGATCCCTGAAAGTTATAAAACCTGCACTGTTACCTAACCAATACTTCTCTAAGAGAAAAGCTTGATGAACCCCTTTGAAATGAGCTCACTGAAAAGATGGTCTCATGAAGTACAAACATTTGTCATTACAGCCAATGTCCTGCTCTCTCCATGTCTGTATTCAGACTGTGGTGTGGGAAATGAAGGTGTGCGCTgtggtgtttgttattttaatttggttaaactaaaaatgcaaaatgatgaTGCGGCGAGAGGGACATCTGGCTGCTGCCACCCAGCTAACCAGAGACATTTTATAAATGGATGGGAACTCAGATATCATGATATCAAAGAACCCTGAAAATTCAGGGTCTCCTGAAGCAAACTATAAAGCAGACACCTCAGCTCACATCAGAAGAAGTTTTTTCAGCTTTATGAAATACATCAAGTTTCTTAGAGAACAACTATCGTGAGGGAAAGACAGACATTGTCTAATAGCCTCTGTCTTTactaatatgtttttaaatcaagcatTTTAAACACCTCTTTGCCGACAGTAAATACAACCAGACTCTACAATCAGAAGATCTGGAGTAGCCCCTGGAGGAAAAATCACTTTAAGGCAAATCCTAATCTCTGATCCCTAAgatgttatgttgttgtttgcatgGTGGCTAATGTTGGTATAATGTAGGACTGCCTTTCCAAATGTATATACAATACCTTTTTGATGAGGTCAGTCATTTCCATTTCAGACCTTTGCTGGGACATGTCAGCCTTCACCTCTGAGTACGTGTCATTGATGATGGCCAGGAACATGTTCTGTGTAGTAAAAGAATATATAGTAAAGGTATTCTTGACTAGTTGAGGAGCAACATGAGAACACAACAGGTGTGACTGCTCTACTCACCAtgagaataaagaaaatgaagaagacaAAGGATGTGAAGTAGATCGGTCCAAGCACTGGATTGGCCTCCTCTATCTCTGAGAACTCAAAGTCTCCCAGGATGATGCGGAACTGTGTGAAACTAAACAGACAATATTTCAACATCttgaaacaggaagaaacaacaacaacaggggTTGGATGTATTTGTACGTTTATGGACCACATATACTCTGAACGCTCTTACATGCTAGCTTGGAAAGTGCTGAAATCATCAACTTGAGTTCCGAACACCAAGTAGGCCAGCTGAGCGTACGCCAGAAAGATGATGAAGAACATGATGGCAAAGCCCACAAGGTCTTTGGCACACCGAGACATAGTGCTGGAGAGCTGACTCATGGTCTTATTGAAGTTGATGAACTTAAAAAGCTGAGAGAGATTATTTGTCAGCATTAGTCAACATGTCACTCTTTCTCCACTATGATAGTTTTAGGAGGAGAGTATTTCTACCTTGACCCAGGAGAAAAAGACGATAACTGCAGCCACGTTGTTGAACTGAAATTGCAGATTTGCCAAAGGCTCGAAGATGGGGTGAGCAGTGTGGTTCTCCAACAGGCCTTTGAGAAGGTTTCCAACCATGGCGGTTCTGGTTTTGTTCATGATAATAGCGACAACGCTTAACTGAAATAGGAGCAGAAGAAAAAGTCAACGGATGACAATTAGAATGATTTGAATAATCCAAAAGTAGACTTTGGCTTGCACTCTCATACACACCACAACAATGAGAACGTCCAGACAGTTCCACAGGCTCTTGAAGTAATGCAGGCGGTGGATGCGGATCTCCAGAACCTCCTCCACCACATAGTAGAGGATGAATATGCAGAATGCCACCTCACACACAGCCAAAAAGTAGTCCCAGCTCGACACGAATCGTATCAATCGGACTGTTTGGAACTCCCAGGAGGTCAGCACCCCACCAGTAGCAGGGAACTCCACCAACAACCTAACAAATGCAGCAAACTGCGACTGTGAGTATTTACACAATGTGATTATAAAGTAGAACTGTTGTGTTAGatacaaatcaaaataaagCACTGAAGCGGCAATAATCAGTTAGCTATTAGCGGACTAGTTGACCACAAGAAGATTTACTGGATTATTttcaacataaataataaatatgcttcTTGATGcttcttctttattatttttttattgtagtttaTGTAAATACATTGAGAGTCTTTGGTTTGGAGTGCTTATTGGATACAAGTTTTATCCATGATTCAAATAATCAACAATGAAAATAATCACAAGTCATAAACCTGTAAAGCACACATTCATTTTATAGTATTTTTCCCATACTCCACTGGCTAATGATCAATAAAGTAGGCGACTTTACTCAGAAATAAAGTCAATATTATACATTGAAGTCTGTTATcaagcaaaaaataataataataaaaaaaaaaaaaaaaaaaaaaatatatatatatatatatatatatatatatatatatatatatgagcaGCTCTATTTCAGtgacattttttgatttatcaaattttgctgggttttttttgtatgtgtttagCTGAGAGTGGAAGCACTCTGAGGACGTCATGTAAGTGGCAATTGTCATTAATTTTACCCCCCACCAATTTTCTTTGACCCccctgaagtaaaaaaaaatgcatcccaTTTCATGAGCAACTTGGAACTAGGAATATACAAATGACTCATTATTGAAATGTTTCTACTGCACATCGTCAGCGTACTACTTATAATTAGCTTCTTTTGCATTTATTATGTTGCATTGCATTCCTACCCAGTGTCATTGTTTAGTAAATATTATAATGTGTATAAATGGTCTAAAGTCAATAACTTCTAAATATTCATCATTAGTCATTAATGATGACGTGTAAGACGTGTTGTGACTGATGATTCTTACCTGGCGATGCAGAAAAGGTTGATGTTCCCATTGAAGACGGAGAAGTCAAAAAAGACCGCTCTGGTGCCTCTGTCCAGCCACAGGTGGTCTTTGAGAAACTGCAGTTGTGTGGCTGACTCCTCTCTGGTACGAGACAGATCCTGGTAGTATCCTCCGCCTCCGTATTTAGACACCTGACCCCGATAACTGCTCCCATTCATCTCACTTTCTGTCGTATACACCCAACTAAGAGACACCAAAAGGAAAGGTCTCGTCTTCAAAATGGAACACAACACAGTTTATTTGTACATGACTGGGGAATGCATTTTTAATCTGACACtttcaaacaaaaatgatttgacTTACGCAGTCCCACTCTTGGGTCCAAACGACGAGGTGTCCTCATTGGATGGGGTGTACAAGTTGTAGCAGTCCTGAATCTTGTCTCTCAGGTCTTCGTGAACAGAGCAGGACTCATTGCGAACTTTGACCTGCCTGAGCCGCGGCACACCGAGCAGCAGGTTCTCGTAGTAGATGAGGCTCTGGTTCTCTGGCAGGCTCTTGTTGTTGTACCACACCTCCCAGTACATGCCGTTTAGGAAAGGACCCTCTGTGAACTACAAGTGTACAAAAGACATGACTGTGACACagaagaccaagacattcaatACTACAGTATTCAGAAACACCTACTCTGTATTATAGTCCCTATTGATttactgaaaataaacaggGAGAAACAGCTTGTctggttctttttttaatgcgACACTGGACTTTACCACCTAAAATTAGTAGTTTTCAAAGTCTCTCTTAtagtaaaatatatttcaacAGGTGGTGTCTACCTCCTTTCCACCGAGCGCCTCAGTCGCTTGCTtacagcactatgtaactttggcagcgggtcATGGTCCTCGCGAGAAGTTTAGTACGGCGTTACTGtggcactagttcacacacacCAGCCTTCAGCTAAAACGCATCCCATTAgtccgtctctgtactgtttgatgcAATGCATGCAGCAAAGAGCTAGAAGAAGGATGTTGaaggatgaagctaagaagataaaaaaaaagagagagggacggAGCAGAAAGCCCGACTAGAGTACATTAAGCTTCTCGCATTGTCTTTGCCGGTGTTCTGTGGATATGTGCTGCCTTGACAAAAAAGTGCTACCATAGCACGAAACGATAGCAGAGGCTATCAGTACGCCTTATCAAATAATTCTTCCAGTACAGAATCCCTTTAAAACACCACTACTCGCTGCACTGcaaggaaacaggaagcatgTTTTGATGCTCTCTGATGAAAcctttattcaatattttagaGGAAACATTTCTCGATAGACGAAAAGCATCTCTGAGCCACCCTCTGCTTGGAGCGCACAAAACTAATATTTCCtccataatgttgctttaaggtACCAAACCCTTCCGATTATGATCTCTGAAGAATCTAACTGCTCCATCAAATAATTCAACCTGTGTTTGCAGAGGTTGCAATGGATGCAATAGAACAATAAGAATGACAACTAAAACTCTGAAGGAATGTTCTGAGACTGACAAATGATTTCAGCCAAAACAAGGATGATCTTTACCTTCCAGAAATCCTCCATGGTTGAGAGGCTTCTAAAAGTGGAAGGGTCCCCAGCAGACAGCGGGGTGTCCAGGAAAAGCTGAGACATGACTTTTGTGTAGTAGTACATGTTGGCACTCACCATCCCATAGGTCACTGCAGAGCAAATCACAGCATACGTTTGTAACATTTCTAATAACACCAGCAACCTACTAAGCCCCAGGAGAATGAAGACTCAATTCATTATTTGTGGTTCCATTCTTTTGCACAACAATGTGACTCTTTACATCTAGTATGATCCAGCAGGAGATCcagcaacaacaactaaacTGAACTTGAAATCCTCATTTTCTGTGCACTTCTCGTCCCTGTAGCATTCAGTATTCATCAGGGAGTAGCTCTGGAAAGTGCTTTTAATAGTCAAGCTCGGCCTGGCAGAGTGTGCCTCAATGTAGTCTGCCAGGAAATCATTTCCTGATCCACCCCTAACCACAGTTTGCCATTTTTCATTGCagcatgaagagagaaaagaaccTTAAACACTGGCTATTTAATCCTACTCATTTCATATGTGGGATTTCCATCcatttgtttgcatttacaTACTGCATCCATTCACTTCGTGCAGTTACAGAAAGGAAATTCACTTACAATTGTGAAAGACAAAATCTTTCACTGGAATTACTACTGAGCAAAAACTGTGAGCTTCAAAAATAACTTTCAGCTCTAAGAAAGAGAGCCaggttacatttaaaagaacttAGTGTCACTTGGATTTGCTTTCATGTGACTTCAACTAACAAGAATATGTTCTTAAAGTTCTCCCTATGGTGTATGTTTAATTTGTTTAGTTTAGTCTGATCAACAGTGAAGCCCTAAATAATTAAGTTGGCCTGTacagaaaaaaaccccaacacATTACGTCATAGAGAGGCAGAGTTAATGAGTAATGTATCATTAGATTctcaaattaaacacatttgtttcttgttattgttttccAGAGTTGTTAGAGTTCTACCTCAGTTAAGTTCAGACCAAGACAAGTTTTAAGTGcaaaaaacattgattttatgGAAATGTCACCAAACTCCTGTAAACACATCGCTGAACCCGCCGCTGTCTCGAAACACTTAAACCAACGGTTTGCCATACTATTCCAACGTAGTGTGAAATGCTACATGGTCCAATAacctgaaaataataataagagggTTCCTACTGACAGGgccacaaaataaaataaatgatcggCATTTACTTCAACATTAGTTACTcaatctgtgtgtttatgtggtaGTTCAGTGGAGTCATGAAACTTGGCAGAAATCTAATGCACCTTATGAATGAGTCCAGTCGGGCTGGAAACGTTGTGTTCTTTAATGCAGATGGCAAATAAATAAGTATATCTTTAGGAGGCATAGGGTTGTgagtctttgtgcatcatatgtagggattttttttacGATTCAGCACCTAAATAAGtgatgtgcgtgtgtttgttgatATTTTCAGAAATCTGATTCCGGTTTAATCTGATTCATGTTTAATTCTCAATGGTGATTATGACAACTGTCACAGTATTGATTTATAACGGTCACAATGCCCAACATTTTACAGTCATTGTGCAGGatttttcagtgtttacttACGGATACAAAGAGTGATGAGAAATGCAATATAGGTGAGCATCTCCCTCAGGACGTTCCTTAGGTAtctttctctgctgctgtcactgtcTTCCATCAGCTCTGTGCCCCACAgaactgcagagagaaacagtaGTTCAGGCATCTGCACACGAATGACAGATGTAACAGACTCACTGCAGAAGAAACTTACACTATGTTCTAAATATAGatatcagacaaacacaaaggatGAATGATCCTTCAAAATGTGTTCAGATGAGGTTGAGAGAACAGAACTATCATAAAGAGTGATTGACCTCTGATCTTTTGGAGTATCTGCTTCATACAGCCGGGGTGCTCATGCCTGTCCTGCTGCTGGGCATCCACACTTGGGGTCGGGTACAGTCCTCCTCTGGTGATGTGGTTGCCGCTGCCCCCGCCGGTGTAGCTTCCCAGgccgctgctgcagctgctgctggaggccgTGGACACAGACCTCCTCCCGGGACTCGCCGGAGGCCAGTCAGCTTCCATGATCTCATCCTCAGGCTCGAAACCCGGATTGTCGCGACTCCACGCTTGTCTCGACGGAGGGGACGGGGTGCCTATGACTCCTCCAAGACCCAGATCTTGAGGGTGAATGTTCTCCATCTCTATCCCTTCTCCTGAGTCGAGTCTGTGGGACAACCTGCCAGTCTGGCTCGGCGGTAGCTGCTGCGGTCTAACTCGAGAAGAACTCATGGTCCGCTatgctatttctttttttttcttttttttttactttgtgcgGGGCATCTGAAAAAGTTAAAAGTGATACAAAATCGCGCAGATCTCTTGTGACTATTTAAAGAGGCTAAATCATTCCGGCTATTCTCTTCGAAAACTCGAAGTAGTAGTGGGGAATTTAGTCatacaactaaaaaaaacaactacttaCAGAATTTTACAGGGTATGTTACGGTCACCTAAATATATTCAAACCATAAAGGGTACTTCGTTCGTCCCTGTTTGCCCCTTAACTTCCACTCACCATCCCGTTAGGAAACTTTCTTGAGGAAAACATCAAACCGTCTTCACTTGCGTCTCTAAAAACGATGACCGTCGTACTGAAAAGGATGCCTTTAACACGATGAAAGTAATTATATAAAACCTACTCAAAATCGTTACCCATTGCGCTATTTACATGACACTGACAGCGGCATTAAATGCTGTTTATGTGAAGCGAGAAAGGTACTTGCTTTGCCCCAGGACAGCCATCTTGTTCTTCTACTGTTCCCCCAAAAAACTCTTTCTCATTTGTTCGGGACTCAGATTACATTTGAAGAAGTCATGGCGTCGCAGTAAAAGATGAAAACACCTCGGTGTGAAAGCATTTCTTAATCTTCGTGTCTACAGGACATTtgtatcaaatgtgttttctcaaATCAACGACTTGGATTAAAAGTCTATTTTGTGTTAACTGCTGagggatgtttttgttgtttttgatctgTGTGTAGATTAGATTCAAGTTCCAGATAATAAgacatttctttgaaatgtttaataaaatacTTTTGGACCCTTTTTTGATGATAAGTAAGGTCTACATTTTGGATACAATTGCTAAATACAAGCATGTAATGTATTGGCGTTACATaatatctgtgtgtttggattAGTGGTTACTATGACAACACGTTCAACAGGCCTGTCAATTCGTTTAAGTGTGCACTTAAGGTCCAAAAAACGAGTCATTTTGTATGGAAACTATGCAACAAATGATTTAATCACAGCCAGTGTTAATGTTCATAAGCACTTGGATAAAACCACaactttaaagtgtttcttaGCCTAGCCTGTAGGCTGCAATTTTAAAGATGGCTACAGTTAAAAATGTTATAGATGAAGATAAGCCTCTAATATGCAGAGCTtccttaaatgtaaatgtggaaAATATGTGTTTGAGCCGAAATTTACACCGAACtgcttaaaggtgcactatggagttttggtagataaatgtgaaagttggagaagtgtacagattctgttcAGATGCTACACAAGAAGTTATGGAGGGTCCGtcactctcctggtagctttgtAGCTCCAATGTTTTCCAGGGTCCAattttcccttttaaaaaaCGTTGTGTAGgctatttagttcagaaaatattgcatagaattgtttcacttctcaaactttcaaatttcactaccaaatctacatagtgcacctttaaagttaCACAATATTTATAATATCCTTTTTAAACAAGTACTGTAGCTGATATGCCTATCATGGTGCTGTGTAACAGTAGGATAAGGCTAATATACAAGTTTGATGTCGGCTTATACATGCACTACATTTCTATATTACCTCGGCTATTTTCTTCACACAATACTAAATATACAGCAGActactttatatttttattttctttctatttaCACTTTTACTGTAGGCTATTATTCACCCTATTCTAGACAGCTGTTTATGCTATTTAAGCATAGCCTACACAAAGTATGATCAACTATAGGCTAAATGGTGATCTTTGATCTTATTTTTAAGGATGCCTTGGACATTACTGGTATGACTCCCACCTGAAATACAGACCTATATAAAATAAACTATAACTAGGTCTATATAATAATGAAATAGGTTATACATATTAGGTTCAACTTGCTATCTGGACATGACTTTACTAAATGTATGTTAGTGTTTCTACATTTTGGTAGCGCTATTGCTACTCTGTAGTCAGTTAAATATCTGAGTTTAGCAATCACAGAATACACTACTTCTTTTCATGTACTTTACATCATATATTTTTGACTTTCTGTATGTGTTTGCTTCCACAattttctctttattaaaatgtgatttttattgtttaaaaatgttattttatatcCATGTTAACATAGTTTATATATCGACATGTATATAAAAGAATCAATCAAccaaaatatatacattttacaaataggGCAGGTCTATCACACTTTTTATTACAATATTTACAGGGACACAACATGACTCCACCATGAGCAATATTTCTTCTGAAATGTACAAAGAATACTCCTCCACTAGGTGGTGCTAAATATCCACACTTGGAAATACAGCAGTCACAAGCTTAATAAAATCCCTACAGTGAAAGTAAAGCACAATTTTGCTTGACAGAACAATGAGCTACTACAAAAGGGCAATTGGGCAACAGGCTTACTCACAGAAGAATCCTAAATGTGGCCTGATGTCACAAGTGAAGAACATTcaattttgttattgttatatAGCAGTAATGTGTTATTTATAAAACAGGTAGTTTACTTTTGGTGCTATATGTATAGGTAGGCCTATTTATAGGATAATTTATTGCAATAGGAAAAAAGCAGCATATTGGTCATATTGACTTGTTCTGAGGGacagtttagaaaaaaagaaacccacTATTTTTGTTTGACTTACATTGCACCGATTGTCAACAAATCTGGCCCAAAAATCCACTGGGATGGAACCCAAACTACAGCAAAAACCATTCATGAAGTGACATCAGCTTATAATAATGATGTGTTATTAGTTTGTTTAAATtcgttttttgtgtgtgttgaaaagtgttacttgtgtcttttaatgtattttttctgtatttgtatgttttggtgctcattgtttgtttaaaactCTATATAtactgctgctgcctgtcttggccagggcCCTCTtgaaaagaggtttttaatctctacaagtttctttcctggttaaatacaggttgataaaacataaacaaatactAATAAATCTGGCATACCTTGTGACcaactctttttattttgttaacctTGCAAGTGTGTGAAAGCTATacgttgatttttttttttttttttttacattttaaccttTAATGAACAAAACCATTTAATTAACAAGTATCAAAAATAAGTCAGTAAAATGTGTTCCATAAATGACAATCACAAAGGTTACATGACAACAAATGGACATATGATTTTTTGAATGTTATGGGGAAATTCTTAATATTCTACCAATAAATGTTGTTAAACTTacgttgttaaaaaaaataataaaatcgtAAACTATGTGAACAATCAAAATTCTTTCATATTttagactagtaatgctaaattaaatcctggttgtatatattcccattcttagttttgatatttttagtgcttatttactttgtatttaatattatattgtgtttagatttgctaatattgtgttttttgctaatattgtgtgtttgtacaacctgctgctgtaacgccacaatttcccagtctgggatcaataaagtaattctattctattctattatataATCTAATATGTAATCAGAAATGTCCTTCTCAATTGAAGTGGAAAAAACTGTTGAGCTggaagtgctttaaaaaaaataacatgagtgtgattatcaatttaaaaaaaaaaaaatcataaaaatcaaGCGTGGGCAGTGGACACGAGTAGAAAATTCAGGAGGCGGGGCTATTTGCGTGGCGTCATAATTTATGTTGCCTAGTGTAAACAGTCCATTGGCTGAATCTTTGCGATGGGGGTTCCCTGCCCCAGATTGCAGGGgtaaaacaataaatagaaCCTATCACTTTAAATCTGCAATCTCTGGTACAGCAGAGATCATAAACTGTTAGTTAGTTGAGCGTGGGAAACATTACGAGATACACCTGGGACACCTGTGTATTTCAGAACAGTTTACATTCGGTTACTcgttatttattaaaaaaaacaaaaaaaaaacatttctgtctaCATAGATAGGTCTTTCATAAGGTAAGTTAGCCAAAACCTCCAAGCTAAATAAGCTCGCTATAAAACGGCTGATCAGCTAATGCTACCAGTACGAGCTAATGTTATCTAGCTGCATTGTCTAGTTTAAAACCAGGATTACTCGATAGACAcgcagttattattattattagatacCGAACAGGAGTGTCGTTACTGTTTGAATAACCCACTTAAGCTAAGCAGtcaaaaacattcatattaaaCTAAATTGTCAAATCTTCCTCCTATTGTTTTCTTTGAGCTAAGCTAGCTTAGCAAGTCCACTTGTTTCATTGATCGTTGCTTCAGTCTGTAGAAGTTTACACATTATTTACTTTTAACTTGTTGGGGCCCTGATATTGTTTATAACTATTATGAGAAAACAAACGCTTGATTGTGATAACATTAACTTTATTGGTGCATTACAGTAGCTGTCTTTATCCCGTTTACAATCAGTTTAATTGAAGAGTAGTTGTTGTGTGAAGTACAGTTTACGCATCATCCTGACAGCTGTCAATGTTTTCTGCGTCGACCGGGATCGACATTGTTATTTTGTGTATGTTCTTCCGCTCGTTTTCTTTATTGACACACCggctaaaggaaaaaaaaaaactacgaCGCCACAAGTTAGCTTGAGCTAAAGTTAGCGAGCTAACTAGCGGTGTCGCAAGCTGATTTCCTGTTTGTCGGACTAGCATTAGCCACTGAAGATGACAGCTAAAGAGGCCGGCTATTCAGATTTAATATGCCTTCTGTTGATTTGTCGTGAAATTAACGTCATTAGAGGTGATATTATAGACATCCAGTGGTTACCAGTGTTTGTGGAGTAACCTCATTTATGA
This window of the Labrus mixtus chromosome 2, fLabMix1.1, whole genome shotgun sequence genome carries:
- the pkd2 gene encoding polycystin-2 isoform X1, which produces MSSSRVRPQQLPPSQTGRLSHRLDSGEGIEMENIHPQDLGLGGVIGTPSPPSRQAWSRDNPGFEPEDEIMEADWPPASPGRRSVSTASSSSCSSGLGSYTGGGSGNHITRGGLYPTPSVDAQQQDRHEHPGCMKQILQKIRVLWGTELMEDSDSSRERYLRNVLREMLTYIAFLITLCILTYGMVSANMYYYTKVMSQLFLDTPLSAGDPSTFRSLSTMEDFWKFTEGPFLNGMYWEVWYNNKSLPENQSLIYYENLLLGVPRLRQVKVRNESCSVHEDLRDKIQDCYNLYTPSNEDTSSFGPKSGTAWVYTTESEMNGSSYRGQVSKYGGGGYYQDLSRTREESATQLQFLKDHLWLDRGTRAVFFDFSVFNGNINLFCIARLLVEFPATGGVLTSWEFQTVRLIRFVSSWDYFLAVCEVAFCIFILYYVVEEVLEIRIHRLHYFKSLWNCLDVLIVVLSVVAIIMNKTRTAMVGNLLKGLLENHTAHPIFEPLANLQFQFNNVAAVIVFFSWVKLFKFINFNKTMSQLSSTMSRCAKDLVGFAIMFFIIFLAYAQLAYLVFGTQVDDFSTFQASIFTQFRIILGDFEFSEIEEANPVLGPIYFTSFVFFIFFILMNMFLAIINDTYSEVKADMSQQRSEMEMTDLIKKGCNKALMKLKLKKTAVDDISESLRHAGGKLNFDELRQDLKGKGHTDAEIQAIFAKYDQDGDQELTEHEHQQMRDDLEKEREDLELERNSLTRPSSGRSFPRTQDDSEEDDDEDSGHSSRRRGSSSGGVSYEEFQVLVRRVDRMEHSIGSIVSKIDAVIVKLESMERAKLKRRDVLGRLLDGVMEDERLGRDTDAHREQMDILVREELERLESDDMVSQVSHPQTATPVGPRPRPSSSLSADGLDTGTSGSGHV
- the pkd2 gene encoding polycystin-2 isoform X2, whose translation is MSSSRVRPQQLPPSQTGRLSHRLDSGEGIEMENIHPQDLGLGGVIGTPSPPSRQAWSRDNPGFEPEDEIMEADWPPASPGRRSVSTASSSSCSSGLGSYTGGGSGNHITRGGLYPTPSVDAQQQDRHEHPGCMKQILQKIRVLWGTELMEDSDSSRERYLRNVLREMLTYIAFLITLCILTYGMVSANMYYYTKVMSQLFLDTPLSAGDPSTFRSLSTMEDFWKFTEGPFLNGMYWEVWYNNKSLPENQSLIYYENLLLGVPRLRQVKVRNESCSVHEDLRDKIQDCYNLYTPSNEDTSSFGPKSGTAWVYTTESEMNGSSYRGQVSKYGGGGYYQDLSRTREESATQLQFLKDHLWLDRGTRAVFFDFSVFNGNINLFCIARLLVEFPATGGVLTSWEFQTVRLIRFVSSWDYFLAVCEVAFCIFILYYVVEEVLEIRIHRLHYFKSLWNCLDVLIVVLSVVAIIMNKTRTAMVGNLLKGLLENHTAHPIFEPLANLQFQFNNVAAVIVFFSWVKLFKFINFNKTMSQLSSTMSRCAKDLVGFAIMFFIIFLAYAQLAYLVFGTQVDDFSTFQASIFTQFRIILGDFEFSEIEEANPVLGPIYFTSFVFFIFFILMNMFLAIINDTYSEVKADMSQQRSEMEMTDLIKKGCNKALMKLKLKKTAVDDISESLRHAGGKLNFDELRQDLKGKGHTDAEIQAIFAKYDQDGDQELTEHEHQQMRDDLEKERDLELERNSLTRPSSGRSFPRTQDDSEEDDDEDSGHSSRRRGSSSGGVSYEEFQVLVRRVDRMEHSIGSIVSKIDAVIVKLESMERAKLKRRDVLGRLLDGVMEDERLGRDTDAHREQMDILVREELERLESDDMVSQVSHPQTATPVGPRPRPSSSLSADGLDTGTSGSGHV